A section of the Candidatus Methylomirabilota bacterium genome encodes:
- the istB gene encoding IS21-like element helper ATPase IstB — translation MLPTPTLDKLHALKLPALAQAWTEQQRNAELHSLSFDERLGLLVDAEWLARENKRLARALQEAKLKLPQACVEAIDYPARRELDKALIRQLATCRWVEEHQQVLITGATGTGKSFIACALAHHACRRGYRAYYRRASRLFDDLKLARADGSYGRLLGKLARMDVLVLDDWGLAPVQDQERRDLLEILEDRYGTRSTIVTSQLPPGQWHDHLGEPTLADAICDRLLHNAHRIVLKGPSRRKEGKLDS, via the coding sequence ATGCTGCCCACGCCGACCCTCGACAAGCTGCACGCCCTCAAGCTGCCGGCGCTGGCCCAGGCCTGGACCGAGCAGCAACGCAACGCCGAGCTGCACAGCCTGAGCTTCGACGAGCGCCTCGGCCTGCTGGTCGACGCCGAATGGCTCGCCCGCGAGAACAAGCGCCTGGCCCGGGCCCTGCAGGAGGCCAAGCTCAAGCTGCCCCAGGCGTGTGTCGAAGCCATCGACTACCCGGCCCGCCGCGAGCTCGACAAGGCCCTCATCCGCCAGCTCGCCACCTGCCGCTGGGTCGAGGAACACCAGCAAGTCCTGATCACCGGCGCCACCGGCACCGGCAAGAGCTTCATCGCCTGTGCCCTGGCCCACCACGCCTGCCGCCGCGGGTACCGGGCCTACTACCGCCGGGCCTCCCGGCTCTTCGACGACCTCAAGCTCGCCCGCGCCGACGGCAGCTACGGGCGCCTGCTCGGCAAACTCGCCCGTATGGACGTCCTCGTCCTCGACGACTGGGGCCTCGCCCCCGTGCAGGATCAGGAGCGCCGCGATCTCCTCGAGATCCTCGAGGACCGCTATGGCACCCGCTCTACGATCGTCACGAGCCAGCTCCCACCCGGCCAGTGGCATGACCATCTCGGGGAGCCGACCCTGGCCGACGCCATCTGCGATCGGCTCCTCCACAACGCCCACCGGATCGTGTTAAAAGGTCCGTCGCGGAGAAAGGAGGGCAAGCTCGACAGCTGA